The following are encoded in a window of Phaseolus vulgaris cultivar G19833 chromosome 3, P. vulgaris v2.0, whole genome shotgun sequence genomic DNA:
- the LOC137806477 gene encoding potassium transporter 6-like, which produces MDLERGILQNSSKGKESWKTVLTLAYQSLGVVYGEISTSPLYVYRNTFAEDIGHSETNEEIYGVLSLVFWTLTLVPLVKYVFIVLKADDNGEGGTFALYSLLCRHAKVGLLPNCQLADEELSEYKKHSCGVAAERSLASRLKSLLERHKVLQRILLVLALLGTSMVIGVGVLKPTISVFSAVSGLELSMSKEHHRYVEVPGACIILLGLFALQRYGTNRVGFLFAPIVCVWLFCISAIGVYNIFYWNPQVYKALSPYYVFQFLRKTRRGGWMALGGILLCITGSEAMFAGLGHFSQLSIKIAFTSLVYPSLILAYMGQAAYFSRHHDVEQEYHFGFYASVPEKLRWPVLVIAILAAVVGSQSIITGTFSIIRQCSALSCFPRVKVVHTSSKIHGQVYIPEINWLLMLLCLAVTIGFRDTKLMGNASGLAVVSVMLVTSCLMSLVMVICWHKNVLLAIGFVLFFGSIEALFFSASVIKFFEGAWVPVALAFVFLSVMCIWHYGTLKKYEFDVQNKVSISWLLSLGSSLGFARVRGIGLVHTELVSGIPAIFSHFVTNLPAFHQVLVFLCIKHVPVPHVRPEERFLVGRVGPRDFRIYRCIVRYGYHDVHKDDNEFEKDLVCSIAKFIQAESGGCNSSNDEPEKGGKMTVVGTCSTSHPLLVNDKDEVDVDLAETSEADKVMKPKKRVRFIVPESPKIDTSAMEELKELMEAREVGVAYIIGQSYMRVKPRSSMLKKLVINFGYEFLRKNSREPSYVLSAPHASSLEVGMVYHV; this is translated from the exons ATGGATCTGGAACGTGggattcttcaaaactcttCTAAG GGGAAAGAATCATGGAAAACTGTTCTGACTCTGGCATATCAGAGTCTTGGAGTTGTGTATGGAGAGATAAGCACTTCACCACTCTACGTGTACAGGAACACCTTTGCTGAAGATATTGGCCACTCTGAGACCAACGAAGAGATTTATGGTGTTTTGTCTTTGGTGTTCTGGACTCTTACATTGGTGCCTTTGGTGAAGTATGTGTTCATAGTGCTGAAAGCTGATGACAATGGTGAAGGTGGCACGTTTGCACTGTACTCTTTGCTGTGCCGCCATGCCAAAGTTGGTTTGTTGCCTAATTGTCAATTGGCAGATGAGGAGCTATCGGAGTACAAGAAGCATAGCTGTGGCGTGGCAGCAGAGAGAAGCCTTGCCTCCAGGCTCAAGTCCTTGTTGGAGAGGCACAAGGTCTTGCAGAGGATTTTGCTGGTGCTGGCTTTGTTAGGGACTAGCATGGTGATTGGTGTTGGAGTCCTTAAACCTACTATTTCTG TTTTCTCGGCTGTGTCTGGACTAGAGCTTTCGATGTCCAAGGAGCATCACAGAT ATGTAGAAGTTCCAGGTGCATGTATCATATTATTAGGCTTGTTTGCCCTTCAACGTTATGGTACAAACAGGGTTGGCTTCTTGTTTGCTCCCATAGTTTGTGTGTGGCTATTCTGCATCAGTGCCATTGGTGTATACAACATCTTTTACTGGAACCCTCAAGTGTACAAAGCACTCTCTCCATATTATGTTTTCCAATTTCTAAGGAAGACCAGGAGAGGAGGATGGATGGCCCTGGGTGGAATTTTGCTGTGCATAACAG GATCAGAAGCCATGTTTGCTGGTCTTGGGCACTTTTCTCAGCTATCAATCAAG ATTGCTTTCACCTCTTTGGTTTATCCATCTCTAATTCTCGCTTATATGGGGCAAGCTGCTTATTTTTCTAGACATCATGATGTTGAGCAAGAGTATCACTTTGGCTTTTATGCATCTGTTCCAG AGAAGTTGAGATGGCCCGTTCTTGTGATAGCCATTCTTGCTGCAGTTGTGGGAAGCCAATCCATCATCACTGGAACTTTCTCAATCATCAGGCAATGCTCTGCATTGAGTTGCTTCCCTAGAGTGAAAGTGGTTCACACTTCATCCAAAATCCATGGACAAGTATACATACCTGAGATCAATTGGCTGTTGATGCTCTTGTGTTTGGCTGTAACTATTGGTTTCAGAGACACAAAGCTTATGGGTAATGCATCAG GTTTGGCAGTTGTCTCAGTGATGCTAGTCACCTCTTGTTTGATGTCACTGGTTATGGTAATCTGCTGGCACAAGAATGTTCTGCTTGCAATTGGGTTTGTTCTCTTTTTTGGCTCCATTGAGGCTCTCTTCTTCTCAGCTTCTGTGATCAAGTTCTTTGAAGGAGCATGGGTGCCAGTTGCTTTGGCATTTGTGTTTCTTTCTGTCATGTGTATATGGCACTACGGCACTCTCAAAAAGTATGAATTTGATGTTCAAAACAAGGTTTCAATCAGCTGGTTACTCAGCCTTGGCTCTAGCTTAGGCTTTGCAAGAGTACGTGGGATTGGCCTTGTGCACACTGAGCTAGTGTCAGGAATTCCCGCTATTTTCTCCCACTTTGTGACCAACCTACCAGCATTCCACCAGGTCCTTGTTTTCCTATGCATCAAGCATGTGCCAGTTCCACATGTTAGACCTGAGGAAAGGTTTCTAGTTGGTCGTGTAGGTCCAAGAGATTTCAGAATCTACAGGTGCATAGTGAGATATGGATACCATGATGTCCACAAAGATGATAACGAGTTTGAGAAAGACCTTGTGTGCAGCATAGCAAAGTTCATACAAGCAGAAAGTGGTGGATGCAACTCTTCAAATGATGAGCCTGAAAAGGGTGGAAAAATGACAGTTGTTGGAACCTGTTCTACTAGCCACCCCCTTTTGGTGAATGACAAAGATGAGGTTGATGTGGACTTAGCTGAGACCTCAGAAGCAGACAAGGTGATGAAACCAAAGAAAAGAGTGAGGTTTATTGTGCCTGAGAGTCCAAAAATTGACACTAGTGCAATGGAGGAGTTGAAAGAGCTGATGGAAGCCAGGGAAGTTGGAGTGGCCTACATTATAGGACAGTCCTACATGAGAGTGAAACCAAGGTCCAGCATGCTGAAGAAGTTGGTTATAAATTTTGGGTATGAATTCTTAAGGAAAAATAGCAGGGAGCCTTCCTATGTACTTAGTGCTCCTCATGCATCATCTTTGGAGGTTGGGATGGTGTATCATGTTTAA
- the LOC137806476 gene encoding putative potassium transporter 12: MKGDRIEESSSTRLLGRSSSGGSSESRWVDGSEVNWDEVPVWSKHADGREGYGSIRRRLAKLPKRVDSFDVEAMEIAGTQADHSKVLSLLPTLALAFKTLGVVYGDMGTSPLYVFADVFSKVPIGSDEDVLGALSLVMYTIAVIPLAKYVFIVLKANDNGEGGTFALYSLICRYANVSLLPNRQQADEYISSFKLKLPTPELERALKIKDTLEKKTFLKNLILVLVLVGASMVIGDGILTPAISVMSAISGLEDQINGFGTGEVVGISIVVLIALFSIQQFGTSKVGFLFAPILALWFFCLGSIGVYNILKYDITVLRAFNPAYIYYFFKKNGKAAWSSLGGCVLCITGAEAMFADLGHFSVPSIQIAFTCVVFPCLLLAYMGQASFLMKNPSFYSNVFYKSVPESLFWPVFVIATLAAMIASQAMISATFSCIKQSMALGCFPRLKIIHTSKKFMGQIYIPIVNWFLMIMCIVVVSIFQSTTDIANAYGIAEVGVMMVSTILVTLVMVLIWQTNLLLTLCFCLGFGSVELIYMSSVLSKLVEGGWLPLAFATCFLSVMYTWNYGSVLKYRSEVREKVSVDTMLELGSNLGTVRVPGIGLLYNELVQGIPSIFLQFLLNLPALHSTIVFVCIKYVPVPVVPQEERFLFRRVCPKDYHIFRCVARYGYKDVRKEDHQAFEQLLIESLEKFLRREALETALEFEGNLTDDVDSVSANTRDSDLPVGTGAEELRIPLMHDQKMEETGTSAAQEVASALPSSYMSSDEDPSLEYELSALREATESGFTYLLGHGDVRAKKNSFFFKKLMINYFYAFLRNNCRGGTANMRVPHTNIIQVGMTYMV, translated from the exons ATGAAGGGGGATAGGATTGAAGAGAGCAGCAGTACGAGGTTGTTGGGTAGAAGCAGCAGTGGTGGGAGCAGTGAGTCAAGGTGGGTTGATGGCAGTGAAGTGAACTGGGATGAGGTTCCTGTGTGGTCAAAGCATGCTGACGGCAGAGAAGGGTATGGGTCAATCAGGAGGAGGCTTGCCAAGTTGCCCAAGAGGGTTGACTCATTTGATGTTGAAGCCATGGAGATTGCTGGAACTCAAGCTGACCACTCCAAG GTCCTTTCCCTCTTGCCCACACTTGCTTTGGCATTtaagactcttggtgtggtaTATGGTGACATGGGAACTAGTCCTCTATATGTTTTTGCTGATGTCTTCAGCAAGGTTCCAATTGGATCAGATGAGGATGTCTTGGGGGCATTATCATTAGTCATGTATACAATAGCAGTTATTCCATTAGCCAAGTACGTTTTTATAGTCCTCAAAGCAAATGATAATGGAGAAG GAGGAACGTTTGCACTATACTCGTTGATTTGCAGGTATGCAAATGTGAGTCTACTTCCAAATCGTCAACAAGCTGATGAATATATATCCAGTTTTAAGCTCAAACTGCCTACTCCAGAACTGGAAAGGGCTTTAAAAATAAAGGATACTCTGGAAAAAAAAACGTTTTTGAAGAACCTTATATTGGTGTTGGTTCTTGTGGGAGCTTCCATGGTTATTGGAGATGGTATTCTAACCCCAGCAATATCAG TGATGTCTGCCATAAGTGGTCTGGAGGATCAAATAAATGGATTTGGTACTG GTGAAGTGGTTGGTATTTCTATTGTAGTCCTGATAGCATTGTTCAGCATACAACAGTTTGGTACCAGTAAAGTGGGTTTCTTGTTTGCCCCTATACTTGCCTTATGGTTCTTTTGTCTGGGTTCTATTGGAGTATATAATATACTTAAATATGATATCACTGTTCTGAGAGCATTCAATCCGGCTTATATCTATTATTTCTTCAAGAAAAATGGCAAagctgcatggtcatctcttggTGGTTGTGTTCTGTGCATTACAG GTGCAGAAGCAATGTTTGCAGATTTGGGTCATTTTTCTGTACCATCAATACAG ATTGCCTTCACTTGTGTGGTATTTCCCTGTCTCCTCCTTGCTTATATGGGCCAAGCTTCTTTTTTGATGAAGAACCCAAGTTTTTATTCAAATGTATTCTACAAGTCTGTTCCAG AGAGTCTGTTCTGGCCAGTGTTTGTGATAGCCACACTTGCTGCTATGATTGCCAGCCAAGCAATGATATCTGCTACATTTTCGTGCATAAAGCAATCTATGGCTTTGGGATGCTTCCCCAGGCTCAAGATAATTCACACCTCAAAAAAGTTCATGGGCCAAATTTATATCCCCATAGTAAACTGGTTTCTGATGATCATGTGCATAGTTGTGGTTTCCATATTTCAAAGCACAACTGATATTGCAAATGCATATG GCATTGCTGAAGTTGGTGTCATGATGGTTAGCACCATCTTGGTGACCCTAGTAATGGTTTTAATTTGGCAGACTAACTTGCTTTTGACATTGTGTTTCTGTCTTGGATTTGGTTCAGTGGAGTTAATTTACATGTCTTCTGTCCTATCCAAACTCGTTGAGGGTGGTTGGCTTCCACTTGCCTTTGCTACCTGTTTCCTATCTGTGATGTACACTTGGAACTATGGCAGTGTATTGAAGTACCGAAGTGAAGTTAGAGAGAAGGTTTCAGTGGACACAATGCTTGAGCTTGGCTCCAATCTTGGAACAGTAAGAGTGCCCGGAATAGGATTGCTATATAATGAGCTTGTGCAGGGCATTCCCTCCATTTTCTTGCAGTTCTTGCTGAACCTTCCGGCTCTTCACTCAACTATAGTTTTTGTCTGCATTAAATATGTCCCAGTCCCTGTGGTTCCTCAAGAGGAAAGATTTCTATTTCGAAGAGTTTGCCCCAAAGATTACCACATATTCCGCTGTGTTGCTAGATATGGTTACAAAGATGTAAGGAAGGAAGATCACCAAGCATTTGAGCAACTTCTTATTGAGAGTCTTGAGAAATTCTTGAGAAGGGAAGCTCTTGAGACAGCCTTGGAGTTCGAGGGCAACTTAACTGATGACGTGGACAGTGTCTCAGCAAATACAAGGGACTCTGATCTTCCTGTTGGTACTGGTGCTGAGGAGCTTAGGATTCCACTGATGCATGATCAGAAAATGGAAGAAACAGGAACTTCTGCTGCTCAAGAAGTTGCATCAGCATTGCCATCTAGTTACATGTCATCAGACGAAGACCCTAGTCTTGAATATGAGCTTTCAGCCCTTAGAGAAGCAACGGAATCAGGATTCACCTATTTGCTTGGACATGGAGATGTGAGGGCAAAGAAGAACTCTTTTTTCTTTAAGAAACTAATGATAAATTATTTCTATGCATTTCTCAGAAATAACTGCCGAGGAGGTACAGCAAACATGAGAGTACCTCACACCAATATCATTCAAGTTGGGATGACATATATGGTTTGA